The proteins below are encoded in one region of Paenacidovorax monticola:
- a CDS encoding MurR/RpiR family transcriptional regulator: MKSSLQNPAGLLPERLTRQSAGLTASEQALALALGRDYPHALLESATALAARTGTSASTVVRLFAKLGYASYAEAQREARGEVTALLQTAAQRAPVTIGTQRSPRECVDDTLLHDQHNIQATREGLDLAAFEAMATRLSRDTGGRVFVLAQINSAPVAAWLALHLNMCRPGVQELDVGAIAPADQLLWVQPQDTLVAFSVSRYAQGTVQVARRFREAGGQVLVITDGPASPLVPLAHHWLQVRTSNASPFHSYTAAFFLCNALVSAVAQLRRESVSEALARRDALWEDFEHQIVAPAPRRAGGTARKLSKK, from the coding sequence ATGAAATCATCATTGCAAAACCCCGCAGGGCTTCTGCCCGAGCGCCTGACGCGCCAGAGCGCGGGCCTCACGGCCAGCGAGCAGGCGCTCGCCCTCGCGCTGGGGCGCGACTACCCGCACGCGCTGCTCGAATCGGCCACCGCGCTGGCCGCGCGCACGGGCACGAGTGCCTCCACCGTGGTGCGCCTGTTCGCCAAGCTCGGCTATGCAAGCTACGCCGAGGCCCAGCGCGAAGCGCGCGGCGAGGTCACGGCGCTGCTGCAGACCGCCGCGCAGCGCGCCCCCGTGACCATCGGCACCCAGCGCAGCCCGCGCGAGTGCGTGGACGACACGCTGCTGCATGACCAGCACAACATCCAGGCCACGCGCGAGGGGCTGGACCTGGCGGCCTTCGAAGCCATGGCCACGCGGCTCTCGCGGGACACGGGCGGCCGCGTGTTCGTGCTCGCCCAGATCAACAGCGCCCCGGTGGCGGCCTGGCTCGCGCTGCACCTCAACATGTGCCGCCCCGGCGTGCAGGAGCTGGATGTGGGCGCCATCGCGCCCGCCGACCAGTTGCTGTGGGTGCAGCCGCAGGACACGCTGGTGGCCTTCAGCGTGAGCCGCTACGCGCAGGGCACGGTGCAGGTGGCGCGGCGCTTTCGCGAGGCGGGCGGCCAGGTGCTGGTCATCACCGACGGCCCGGCCTCGCCGCTGGTCCCGCTGGCCCACCACTGGCTGCAGGTGCGCACCTCGAACGCGTCGCCCTTCCATTCGTACACGGCGGCGTTCTTCCTGTGCAATGCGCTGGTGTCGGCCGTGGCGCAGCTGCGGCGCGAGAGCGTGTCCGAGGCGCTCGCGCGGCGCGATGCGCTGTGGGAAGATTTCGAGCACCAGATCGTCGCCCCGGCCCCCCGCCGTGCGGGCGGCACCGCACGCAAGCTATCCAAAAAATAG
- a CDS encoding amino acid ABC transporter ATP-binding protein: MIELKNVSKWYGSFQVLTDCSTSINKGEVVVVCGPSGSGKSTLIKTINALEPFQKGEIYVDGTAVHDPKTDLPKLRSRVGMVFQHFELFPHLSVTENLTIAQIKVLGRSADDAKKRGLKMLDRVGLTAHKDKFPGQLSGGQQQRVAIARALSMDPIVMLFDEPTSALDPEMVGEVLDVMVGLANEGMTMMCVTHEMGFARKVASRVIFMDVGGKILEDCSKDEFFGNPEARQPRTKDFLNKILQH, encoded by the coding sequence ATGATCGAACTCAAGAACGTTTCCAAGTGGTACGGCTCCTTCCAGGTGCTGACCGATTGCTCCACCAGCATCAACAAGGGCGAAGTGGTGGTGGTCTGCGGCCCCTCGGGCTCGGGCAAGTCCACGCTCATCAAGACCATCAACGCGCTCGAGCCCTTCCAGAAGGGCGAGATCTACGTCGACGGCACGGCCGTGCACGACCCCAAGACCGACCTGCCCAAGCTGCGCAGCCGCGTGGGCATGGTGTTCCAGCATTTCGAGCTGTTCCCGCACCTGTCGGTGACCGAGAACCTCACGATCGCGCAGATCAAGGTGCTGGGCCGCAGTGCCGACGACGCCAAGAAGCGCGGCCTGAAGATGCTCGACCGCGTGGGCCTCACGGCCCACAAGGACAAGTTCCCGGGCCAGCTCTCGGGCGGCCAGCAGCAGCGCGTGGCCATCGCCCGCGCGCTGTCCATGGACCCCATCGTGATGCTGTTCGACGAACCCACCTCGGCGCTGGATCCCGAGATGGTGGGCGAAGTGCTCGACGTGATGGTGGGCCTGGCCAACGAAGGCATGACCATGATGTGCGTGACGCACGAAATGGGCTTCGCGCGCAAGGTGGCCAGCCGTGTGATCTTCATGGACGTGGGCGGCAAGATCCTGGAGGACTGCTCGAAGGACGAGTTCTTCGGCAACCCCGAAGCGCGCCAGCCGCGCACCAAGGACTTCCTCAACAAGATCCTGCAGCACTGA
- a CDS encoding amino acid ABC transporter permease, which produces MNLHLDFSFYNWDLISNFVLKGLTFSLMLTVVATIGGVFFGTVLALMRLSGKKWLDMPATIYVNGMRSIPLVMVILWFFLLVPMVIGRPIGAETSAVVTFIAFEAAYFSEIMRAGIQSIPRGQVFAGQALGMTYGQNMKLVVLPQAFRNMLPVLLTQTIILFQDTSLVYAIGAYDMLKGFEIAGKNYGRPIEAYLAAAVVYFVMCYALSWLVKRLHKKIAIIR; this is translated from the coding sequence ATGAACCTGCATCTGGACTTTTCCTTCTACAACTGGGACCTCATCAGCAACTTCGTGCTGAAGGGGCTGACCTTCAGCCTGATGCTCACCGTGGTCGCGACCATCGGCGGCGTGTTCTTCGGCACAGTGCTGGCGCTCATGCGCCTGTCGGGCAAGAAGTGGCTGGATATGCCCGCCACCATCTACGTCAACGGCATGCGCAGCATTCCGCTGGTGATGGTGATCCTGTGGTTCTTCCTGCTCGTGCCCATGGTCATCGGCCGCCCCATCGGCGCCGAGACTTCCGCCGTGGTCACCTTCATCGCCTTCGAGGCGGCCTACTTCAGCGAGATCATGCGCGCGGGCATCCAGTCCATCCCGCGCGGCCAGGTCTTCGCGGGCCAGGCGCTGGGCATGACCTATGGGCAGAACATGAAGCTCGTGGTGCTGCCCCAGGCCTTCCGCAACATGCTGCCCGTGCTGCTGACCCAGACCATCATCCTGTTCCAGGACACCTCGCTGGTCTACGCCATCGGCGCCTACGACATGCTCAAGGGCTTCGAGATCGCGGGCAAGAACTATGGCCGCCCGATCGAGGCCTATCTGGCTGCCGCCGTGGTCTATTTCGTCATGTGCTACGCGCTGTCCTGGCTGGTCAAGCGGCTGCACAAGAAGATCGCCATCATCCGCTGA
- a CDS encoding amino acid ABC transporter permease, whose amino-acid sequence MTWDWQVFCQDTIEQQAVQGCFGKNGDITYLDWLLSAWGWTVSVSLLSLLIALIVGSAIGTLRTLPDRPWTVRLGNAWVELFRNIPLLVHVFVWYHVVPAIFPAMKSVPGFVLVVLALGFFTSARIAEQVRSGIQALPRGQRYAGMALGFTTFQYYRYVLLPMAFRIIIPPLTSETMNVFKNSSVAFAVSVAELTMFAMQAQEETSRGIEVYLAVTGLYIVSAFAINRVMAFIEKRSRVPGLIAAGGTGGH is encoded by the coding sequence ATGACTTGGGATTGGCAGGTGTTCTGCCAGGACACCATTGAGCAACAAGCCGTTCAAGGCTGTTTTGGCAAAAACGGTGATATCACCTATCTCGACTGGCTCCTGTCCGCGTGGGGCTGGACCGTGTCCGTATCGCTGCTCTCGCTGCTCATCGCGCTCATCGTCGGCTCCGCCATCGGCACGCTGCGCACGTTGCCCGACCGGCCCTGGACCGTGCGCCTTGGCAACGCCTGGGTCGAGCTGTTCCGCAATATTCCGCTGCTGGTGCATGTCTTCGTGTGGTACCACGTCGTGCCGGCGATCTTCCCGGCCATGAAGTCGGTGCCGGGCTTCGTGCTCGTGGTGCTGGCACTGGGCTTCTTCACCTCGGCGCGTATCGCCGAGCAGGTGCGCTCGGGCATCCAGGCCCTGCCGCGCGGCCAGCGCTACGCGGGCATGGCGCTGGGCTTCACCACGTTCCAGTACTACCGCTATGTTCTGCTGCCCATGGCGTTCCGCATCATCATCCCGCCGCTCACGAGCGAGACCATGAACGTGTTCAAGAACTCCTCGGTGGCCTTCGCCGTGTCCGTGGCCGAACTGACCATGTTCGCCATGCAGGCGCAGGAAGAGACCTCACGCGGCATCGAGGTCTACCTGGCCGTGACCGGGCTGTACATCGTGTCGGCGTTCGCCATCAACCGCGTCATGGCCTTCATCGAGAAGCGCTCGCGCGTGCCGGGCCTGATCGCTGCCGGCGGGACGGGAGGCCACTGA